The genomic stretch TTGCCACGCTATTGGCCAATAACTGCTTGTGCTCGTCTAATTATCTATCGATCTGCTCTTAGTTATTTTTCTcacaaactttttttttattatactGAGTGTCTGCTACGTAAAGCGAATGGTCTATAGTGTAGTGGTGGGTATATACATTGTTTTATTAGTAGCACTTTATTAAGTTCAGAAAACAATGCCTTGAGGCCATACCGCCGGctgattgattttttttatttgttgtTAAAGGGGAAAAATAGCTTGCATATACTCACACAGTAGTCAAACACTCAAACGGGATATAGATATACCGGAAAATAACGGACAAGGTACATAAACCATCCTCGAGAAGAAAATTATTCGAACACCACACGAGAAGGGAAATCATACGTTCAGCGGTACAGACTAGTCCAAGAAGGTGGCTTCATATATTATCACTAGAAGAAGGATAGAATCGCAAGCTATAGCCTTAATCATGGAATTTTCTCTTAGATTTTGCATATGATTCAACTACTCTTGGAGCAAGTACTCCTATATGTGTAACACATAGTTATTAGTGGACAATACAAATAAAAAGTTTGGTATTTAAATCTATTTTAAGCGGCTTTGTGAGACGGTGTATGTAGTAGGCTTGTATCATGGTCTCAATGGGAGTCCGATAATGTCCAAAACCCACTTAGCATGATGAAAGCAGTCCAATTTTTAGCATAGAAAATACAAAGAGAACCAAATCAACTAAGTTCGGTACAAAGTTCAATTATTTATGGATAATCTAAAACCATCTTCATCTGAAACTATTCGAAATTTTGAATATTCCCCAAGGAATGAGCTACAGAATAACAGTATTGACTTGCTTTTCATTCAAACATTGACCTTTCACTCCAGCAGGCCGCCACTCTAGAATGTTCGACTAGCTTCACATGGAGTCTTGGAGAGGAACGTTCTACCCCAACGTCAAAATCCATCCATAAGACAGCTGAGAGCTGGAAATAAACGTCATTTTCATATGGCCCACAACACAGCCTGTTTGCCACCTGGAGGAATCATCTTTTACAAGCCATAATGACAGGCAGTGTCATGGTACTAGTAATAGTATTTTGGATCTTCTCACTTCTACAAAATCAATAGTTACTCAAATTATATGCATgcttatagataaaataaacgaCCATGAGTTAGCTTTGCCCCCACCTCGCTACatcttactccctccatttagGATATGCTATAGGATTTAGAAAAGTCAAACTTCGTAGAATTTAATCAATAGTTACTCAAATTATATGCATGCTTATAGAGTATTAAAAAAAATCGGTCAATACATTCACACTCCACTTATCTTTGAATGCACATTCATTTTAAAGTGACTGGTGATACAATGTACGAGTAAATGATGGTCCAAGTATGCTTGTGATGTCCTTTTCatatcctaggccttgtttagttccgaaaagattttggatttcggtactgtagcactttcgtttgtttgtgataaatattatctaattatggattaactaggatcaaaagattcgtctcacgatttccagctaaactgtgtaattagtttttgctttcgtctatatttaatgcttcatgcatgtgtcgtaagattcgatgtgacggggaatcttgaaaactttttgctttttgaggtgaactaaacaaggccttaatacctGTCTTATGAAAAGATAGAGACTATAGGGTCAACGGTCAATTAAGAGGAAACCACGCTGCTACCTCGTTCTGTCTTATCTTCTGAAATTTTTGTGGTTCGGTTCAAAAATGAAGTATATATTGTGTCCAAGACATTACACAACCGTGTGCTTTATGCGATTTCAACACATGATTTTTTTACACCGTAGAATTAAGATCCAACAGCCTCGACCCTTTTTCTACATTCAGACAACAAATCACATATCACAGATGAAGAGGAAGAGAAGCCTACGTGGAGCCGGATCCGCCGCCGGATCCATGGCCGGCGCAGGCACCATGGCGAGGTCACCAGTCCCCAGCTTCGGCGCTGGTGGTTGCCGGTGAGAAAgacagagggagagggagagagggtcGGGTGAGGGAAGGAGTTGGGTGAGAGAAACCTTTGAGAGGGAGGTTGTTTATGTATTCATTATGACATATGGGCCTTAGACATCATAGATACAAAAAATCCATGTGTTTTTTGGTGCTAAAATACATCTGCATTGTATAGCATTTTTGCATTATTATCTTGGTTTAGTTGAGAAAAATGACATTATTTTGGATTAAACACATAAGTTTAAACCACTTTATTTTATCAAACAAATACTAAGCATCTCGATGTCTTCGGTGCTGCTGTACACCTGTGTCAAAGTTAAACGTACGTCAACGTTGAGTTCTAGAACCTGGTCTGTTTTTTTAACACTCAACTGTAAACTACAATGCTTGCACATCCAAATGATAGTTCTGTTTGATTCGATGAATGTGGTTTTTGAAATGAAGTTTGTGCTATCTTACAGTAGGGATTGTTAGGGACCAAACACCGTCTGCTGTTTAAACTTGCATTGCAGCAGCAAAGATTTATAAGTGCACGTGAACAAAATCTTTAACACTACTAGATACGTGGACTCTATAATCATGTAGATTCCTCTTCTGCAAATATTCGTGCCTTTCTTTTTATTAATTTAAAAGGCAAATATTTGAAATCGATAAGACCTGCACTATTCAACATACTCCCTAACCAATATATGGACACACATAAAATCCAGCATTCATAGTAGAGAAATTCAGCTCAGCATCATCGCTATCACATGATCCAGTGGGACCATACGTATTACGGGTGTGTTTTGTTTTTCAtggaataaaaaatataaaataccaAGTATATTGAAATAGTGAAATGCAAAATGCAAATTTTTAATGTGTGTGTTTAGTCCATTTAAAATATCAAAATTTTCAAGGTCCAAAATACGTGaagttgttctttttttttggctcTTAAGACCAAAATCCAGAATGTAAAATgatacttcctccgtccacgaaagaatcaattcatagaatccgtgtcagtcaaacttttttaagtttgactaactttatagaaaagaataacaacatctatgatataaaatatgcatcatataaaaatatattctatgatgaatctaatgatactaatttgataccataaatcttaacattttttctagaaatttggtcaaaaatttaaaaaattgactTAAGACAATTCTAGAAATTGGTTTTTTCATAGACAGAAGGAGTAACTATTTTAAATGGaataggaaactaaacaggccctatgACGCCTCAAAACCACAGTAAGCACGGCAGGTCCCTAACTAACCACCGCACCAGGGCAAAACTGAAAATGCATCACGTTTCCATGAATCCCCAACGCAACACACAACAAAATTGCTGAGCATATCAAACATGCGTCCATCGGCCTCCAAATCCAATACCACGATCCCCTGGCACAGAATCCAACGGCTCCAGATTTAGGGTTGGAAAACTGAACCCCAGACGAGGTTGAAGAAAATTGGGGCTTTTCTTTGGGCAAAAATCCCTGCACACACGGTGAAGAAAAGAAGAAACGGGCTTCCAAATTCTCTGGCCTAGGCCGTTGGCCGTTCCGCCCCTGTCGCCGCTAACCTGGGATGGGGATCCCTTCCCTCCCCACTTCCCATTCCGTGAAAGGAATTCCTATCCGCAACCGCCGCAAAGCTCAGACTAGAGAGAGCCCCTCTGCCTGTGCGGCGGCCTCGTCgttgtcctcgtcctcgtcctcgtcctcggccTCGTTTCTTCCACCCCGGGCGGGCCGCGGCCATCAGCCAATCCGCCACGGCCGTGCCAGCCAGGCGAAAAGGCCGCCTCCTTTTTTTCCTTCGCATTTCCCTTTCCCCGCCAGCCTTTGACCGCAGATTCCCGCTCCAACCTTCGCTTCCCTTCCAGCCCATCGCTCGCGACCTCGCGTCGCATAAATATACACCTCTGTGGAACACCATCCGCGCGtcaaaggagagggagaggcgAGCTCGAGCTCCCCACGAGCCTCAGCCCTCTCACCCTCAGGATAAATTGACCTGTAGCAGCGGCGGCTGCTAGGGCCGTTGCTGTTCGTGGTCAGCGTTCCGCGTGGTTGGTCGcaatggcggcggtggcggagtCTCTGTCCGTGTCCGTGTCCGGTTCCAGTTTCCTGGACCTCCGCGCGGCGGCGCCGTTCCTGGTGGCGGCGGTGGCCTTCTACTTCCTGGTGGAGCAGCTGTCCTACCACCGGAAGAAGGGGCCGCTCCCCGGCCCCTCGCTCGTGGTGCCGTTCCTCGGCAGCGTGGCGCACATGATTCGTGACCCGACGGGGTTCTGGGACGCGCAGGCGGCGCGCGCGAAGCGCTCCGGCGTGGGCCTCGCCGCCGACTTCCTGGTGGGTCGGTTCGTGGTGTTCATCCGCGACACGGAGCTGTCCCACCGCGTGTTCGCCAACGTCCGCCCCGACGCGTTCCACCTCATCGGCCACCCTTTCGGCAAGAAGctcttcggcgaccacaacCTCATCTACATGTTCGGCGAGGACCACAAGGACCTGCGGCGCCGGATCGCGCCCAACTTCACCCCGCGCGCGCTCTCCACCTACGCCGCGCTCCAGCAGCGCGTCATCCTGGCGCACCTCCGCCGGTGGCTGGACCGGAGCGAGGGCGAAGGGAGCAGGGCCAGGGCGTTCCCCATCCGCGTGCCCTGCCGCGACATGAATCTAGAGACCTCGCAGACGGTGTTCGCGGGGCCGTACCTGACCGGCGAGGCCCGGCGGCGGTTCGAGCGGGACTACAACCTCTTCAACGTCGGGCTGATGGCGCTGCCCGTGGACCTCCCCGGCTTCGCGTTCCGGCGCGCGAGGCAGGGCGTGGCGCGGCTGGTGCGCACGCTGGGCGAGTGCGCGCGGCAGAGCAAGGCGCGGATGCGCGCCGGCGGCGAGCCCGAGTGCCTGGTGGACTTCTGGATGCAGGACACGCTGCGGGAGATGGacgaggccgcggcggcggggcgCCCACCGCCCGCGCACACCGACGACGAGGAGATCGGCGGGTTCATGTTCGACTTCCTCTTCGCGGCGCAGGACGCGTCCACCTCGTCCCTCTGCTGGGCGGTGTCGGCGCTGGACTCCCACCCGGAGGTTCTCGCCCGCGTGCGCGCCGAGGTGTCTGCCGCCTGGTCCCCGGACTCGGGCGAGCCGATGACGGCGGAGGTGATCCAGGGGATGCGGTACACGCAGGCGGTGGCGCGGGAGGTGATCCGGTACCGTCCCCCGGCGACGCTGGTGCCGCACATCGCGGGGGAGGCGTTCCAGCTGACGGAGTGGTACACGGTgcccaagggcaccatcgtgttCCCGTCCGTGTACGAGTCGTCGTTCCAGGGGTTCCCGGAGGCGGAGGCGTTCGACCCGGAGCGGTTCTTCTCGGAGTCGCGGCGGGAGGACGTGGCGTACAAGCGCAACTTCCTGGCGTTCGGCGCGGGGCCGCACCAGTGCGTCGGGCAGCGGTACGCGCTGAACCACCTCGTCCTGTTCATGGCGCTGTTCGTGTCGGTGGTGGAGTTCCGGCGGGAGAGGACGCCCGGGTGCGACGACCCCGTGTACATGCCCACCATCGTGCCCAAGGACGGCTGCACCGTGTACCTCAAGCAGCGATGCGCCAAGTTCCCATCGTTCTGAGGAAGAAATCTGTCTCTGAGCTGGTTGGTGCCTGCCTCTTGCTTGTCCTCTTGTTCCTGCTGCCTCTGCCTGCCACTCTCCCCTCTCTGTCTCTCTGCATCTCGGTTCCCGCTGCCGCTTTTCTTTTCGATTTCTTGGCGGGGGCAGGTCGTGTCCGTCGCCGTGGTTCTTTGCTTCATTGGTGTTGGTGGTGTGATGATTTTGATTTGTAGGTTGTGGTGTTGGCTTGCTCGTGTCCTGATTTTCAGGCCGGCCGGCATGGTCCATTCAATTATTTTGTTGGCAAACAAATTGGCTTGGGTTTGGGTGGGTCGGGACTTCACACTCTAACAGCTCGGCCAGGGCAAAGGGTCCCAGGAACCCAAAGGAGACAGAGCGTTGCCGTTGGGTTAGCGAAGAGTAATAATACTAGCATATGATGAATGAACAACTGTTGAGTACAAGTGGGTTGGTGACCGCATGTGTGCTGCTGTTGTACTCTACTGTGGGCAGGGCGTGCTCTGGAGGAGTGTGTCTCGTCTCTGTTCTGAAAACCGCTCGTATCTGTATCTGCAATGAATTTGCTCAAAAAAGGCAACCGTTCGTTTCAAATGGAAGCTACCAGCCATGTGGTACGCAGTAGAATGTTGTTGTGTGTCAACCTCCTAGCCTCCTAGGCTAGGGCAACCGCACTGCCCGCTGATTGGCAAATTCGGTGGACGCATATCTGCTGCTGCTGTATGGAGGCAGTATGTCCTCGAAACAACCATGTCAGAAGCTTGAAACGTTATTCTTTGTACCGCAGCAGTATGAATTGTTGCTATACGAAACAAATTAAAAGATTATATAGAGTTAATAATAGCCAaacataaaaagaaaagaagacaaCCATTGCATTGCAGATGTGTGGTCCTCGGGCTCCTAGAGGGATCAGAGCGAAGCGGCTAGGCTCCTTGACAAGAAAGCAAATCATCCAAACGATAAAACAGAAAACAGATAAAACATCAAAACTATAAGACAAGtaagcttaggccttgtttagttcacccaaaaaacccaaaactttttaagattcttcgtcacatcgaatcttgtggcacatgcgcgtattaaatatagatgaaaataaaaaccaattacacagtttgtctgtaaatcgcgagacgaatcttttaagcatagttactccaagtttggacaatatttgtcaaataaaaacgaaaatgctacagtgtcgttttgccaaatttttttagaactaaacaaggccttagccaaacaatacaatacAAATGCACGGCAAGCCCATGCAAAGAGTTTAGTTAAGATATGCCGAATTTCATCAAGTATACAAATGGAACGTAACCATATATGTCCCCcaattatatatttttaaatTATTCACACTAACAATAATCCATCCTTGTCCTCCAAAAGCGGATTTTAGAAAACAAAATGTAACACCGGGGCTAGGGTTATAATAGCCaactttaaaaaaaaagataaccaTTGCATTGCAGATGTGATCCCCGAGCTCCCAGAGGTGTTAGATGCTTTTCTAGGGCATGAGCAATAAAGGCTAACACTTTCAATACAATTAACGTGATCCACATAAGCTAGATAATATTGAGACTACTATCCCCACAATGCAAACTATCACTACATGTGTTTTCTAAAGAAACTTTTCTTTTCATCATACATTACTTttatagctagctaaaattattttagctattattgggtgactaatggaactaactattttagctcattttagtcaatgtgtttggaactttagctactaaagtgactaaagtttagctagctaaaatttagtaaggagaactaaacatggccttattttctctccctcttcttttttaagCATGATGACTCACCTTCTCCTTTTGTAACCATATGTAGGTTCTGCAGGCAACTAATGCAGAGCACCTAATTTCTCTATTCTATTCTACGTGGACCTTGGAGCTACCGGTAAAAGCGTTGGCGAAGGCTGACCAGAAAGCAAATCCTCAAAGTTTAGTGCATTCGTCCATCACCGCTAAGAGTGACAGATTATctttacaactaaaaattatggagaggacCCATCTACTACATCtatggtgaagccacaactccTCTTTTTACTATACCATGATAGGCTATCCCATCAACTCAGGCGCCACTCACTcatgcatgcaaaattattttagctaattaaaaaagtcataactcttaaaccgaagatataaattaaatttcgattgcaccattaaattttttataacaaatcctttaaaacaagatcacacatggatatatttagataaaatttattaatgaatatttatcttataaagataaaatattttcttttattaagtagagacaatattctaggttcaacaaacaatgttctgtctttgtaaaaaaatgttatcgatttagaagaatagtattttggttttaggtttatgaaaccgatattacaatatacataaaaatacataaatacatgacatagataataataataaaaaaatctagagtaaaagcataagaaaaaaataaaaacacaaaatgtagaaaaatttcaaataatatcaaagggttacttttcaaatatcgtaaatatatttatagaacattaacatcactaaatacatcatagaacatcattaaatatattatagaagatcacatctattatagattacatgCATACTACGTAAGAAACATAGACAGAAAAAATCGATAACATTGTTTTACAAAGACAGAACATTGTTtgttgaacctagaatattgtctctacttaataaacatcatagaacattactacgtaaacatgacataacacaacatagaacactaaatatatactacataaacatcacatatatacaaaaaataaaaataaaaaataaaattactaagaagaaaatataaaaacaaacatgattaacaaatgataaaaagtgcatagagcaaataaaataaatgaataattcaaataaggataaaaagaagattaaaaggaattaaaatataaaataagaatgaagaaacatagaaaacctaaaaatttataagaaaaacaaatagaagcaaggaagaaTAAAACTAAAaccgaaagaaaaagaaaataaatggtaaaattaaaaaaaaagaataaggaaaggataggaaataaaataaaataaaaaaacgaaaaccgaaaagaaataaaaaagaaagaatatagacagaaaaaataaaataacaatgaagaaacatagagtaTGTGTATTTTTAAACCCGTAACAACGTACGGGCATTAACCTAGTTATAGTATACAAATATAGAAGTACTacgggcttgtttggcacagctcaacttcactagtaaagctgtttttctaGAAAATAACTTCATgcgtgactttctagatgatcttgagctgttttggagaaagtgtttggcaaaatagcttcaccaactacttcatgcatagttgagagagagaaatgagggagaagctacaataagctacttttttccagcttcatccaacttatgtctttgtgagaggagagaaaaaacagcttcacccataaAGCTGTTTTATAAATAAgtgttggcaaaaaaaaaacagaaggtGTTGTGAGGTGTACCAAACAGACCCTACGTTTTTCATGCAAAATACGGAGTAGAAAGTACTACAAGTAAATCCCAGTGGTAGTACTGTAGAAGCAAGCAGCACGTGGTCGTCGGGGTGGCCCATGTGTCCAGGTGCGGTCTGAGAAGCTACTCCCCAGTTGGCCAATCATCGCCGCCTTCCCATCTCACACCTCTCACGCCAAATGATTCAGGCCATCATGGGGGGGTGGGGGTCGGCGACGGCAGACGGGCATCCAGCCGTGACCACATGATCCGGCACGGAGATATGCCTTGCCAGTTTCACGTGTTGCCGTCCCCGGTCGGACTCGTTGCCTTGCCCCGGTTGTTCGTTTCCATTGGAACCGATATGGGAATTGGgatgcgacggttcgctcgtccGGCCCGCGTTGCCGGTGCTGCCTTCACGACTCGTGGGTCGTCGGGATGGTTCGTGCGGCGCGCGACGGGACCCCTGGGATGCGCgatgcgcgcgcggcggcggcggcggcggtccggCCGGCGGGCTCCGTCCGTGGTCTGGTCTCTCTGCCTGCGCGGTGCGCGCGGTCAACGTGGCACGTGCCGACCGGAAAGCCCCGCTGCGCTGCGCTGCGCACGCCAGTACGTACGCCCACCTGTTTTTTTGTGTCGACGACGAACGGCTCCGATCCCGATCCGTCCTGTGCGGAGTCGCGGCTCGCGAACCCAAGTCCAAATGGTTGTTGAGGTCGTGTCACCATCGAACAGAATTCCCCACGTCTCGCGCAGGTGCCCCGTGCCCGAAACGGACGTTCCAAATCCCACGGCCGGGCTGGATTGGACTTGACCGTTTTATTtgttataaattaattaggttttaaaaaattattttgtaaattattctTTAACTATGTTTttatttgtgtgtgtgtgtgtgtgtctaacTATTCTGTGATAAAAATTGAACTGTACGTTGGGTCGTTGTCCCTGCGCCTGTGGCGCCATCTGCCCTTGCCTTGCCTTGGAGAGGCACGACCAAGAACGAAGATCCTCCAACGACGTTGAGAGGAACGACGGAGCAACAGGTGGCCGACAATAAAATTCTTGCTAGCGGGCGGCACAGTGCAAGGCTGCAAGCACAGCTGTTGCAGCCTAGGCAGTACGCACCCGTCCCGTTCGGTTTTGGTGCCCAGCAACCGTACGCGCGCGAGCGACCATGCGTGACCCTATCCATCCGTACGTCGCTCGTGGATGCCGATTCACTCTCCGGCCGGCGGATCGCACGTACTGTACGTACTATACGTTGCTTTCGACAACCGAAATCAGTACTTAACACTCCTCCGTACTACTTCAGTACGGTACGTGTTCCCTCGACAACGGAAGAGCTAGCGTGCTTTATCGCATCCGTTCGGGTGTTTTCAAGCATCCGTTCATCCGTACCACCATCCATAAAAGGATCCCGCACGGAAGCACACAGGCCGCAGTGCGTTGAAAACCGCGCGGCGGCCGCCAGAAACGTAACGGCAGCTAGCGCGCGCCGCGGGGCGCCTGGCTGCGGCCCGGCCGCTTGCCCACGGTACACGGTCGTATCGCGTGGCTTCTTTTGGTCGCGTGCCAACTACCGCGTGTTCCCTTCAACTTATCTTCATTATT from Sorghum bicolor cultivar BTx623 chromosome 3, Sorghum_bicolor_NCBIv3, whole genome shotgun sequence encodes the following:
- the LOC8079522 gene encoding cytochrome P450 710A1, whose translation is MAAVAESLSVSVSGSSFLDLRAAAPFLVAAVAFYFLVEQLSYHRKKGPLPGPSLVVPFLGSVAHMIRDPTGFWDAQAARAKRSGVGLAADFLVGRFVVFIRDTELSHRVFANVRPDAFHLIGHPFGKKLFGDHNLIYMFGEDHKDLRRRIAPNFTPRALSTYAALQQRVILAHLRRWLDRSEGEGSRARAFPIRVPCRDMNLETSQTVFAGPYLTGEARRRFERDYNLFNVGLMALPVDLPGFAFRRARQGVARLVRTLGECARQSKARMRAGGEPECLVDFWMQDTLREMDEAAAAGRPPPAHTDDEEIGGFMFDFLFAAQDASTSSLCWAVSALDSHPEVLARVRAEVSAAWSPDSGEPMTAEVIQGMRYTQAVAREVIRYRPPATLVPHIAGEAFQLTEWYTVPKGTIVFPSVYESSFQGFPEAEAFDPERFFSESRREDVAYKRNFLAFGAGPHQCVGQRYALNHLVLFMALFVSVVEFRRERTPGCDDPVYMPTIVPKDGCTVYLKQRCAKFPSF